The Arachis hypogaea cultivar Tifrunner chromosome 19, arahy.Tifrunner.gnm2.J5K5, whole genome shotgun sequence genome has a window encoding:
- the LOC112778015 gene encoding uncharacterized protein: MADNGVPQLTQAELLAQMAELQAEVRRLTELSTQNSVNKCEENGSKGKSNADLLSVNPPKEKLTLDNPFSEEITNYQMPKHFTLPSSLEPYKGIGDPRAHIKKFQSMMFFNGPNNEHVLCRAFPTYLDGATLLWFSKLPAGSISSFEELAKSFIDYFAAARIYVHGSDYLGTIRQGPQESLKDYLTRFAEATMEIPDLDPAVHLHAIKAGLRPGKFTETIAVTKPKTLEEFRERAAGQMEIEELCETEKTKKRQPKRDDEKATKSANVKDLKRPFRLTPKFDNYTKFNTRRERIIKEILNAKIIKPPARAGSYQDQRFVDKSKHCAFHQKYGHTTDECVIAKDLLERLARQGLLDKYIEGRKHKEGDREERQQTSGSKETNKWSTNTPPKGIINTISGGFAGGGETISARKRSYRAMLTIEGTTPHSNKDASDLEIVFNQKDICSAAPHTDDPVVISIQTGELLVRKVLLDPSSNADVLFYTTFLKMKISEKLIQPSSGELVGFSGERVPIKGYIWLKTMMENHPLSRTVDIQYLILDCPSPYNIILGRPALNMFRAVVSTFHLCVKFQTHDGKIATLHSDRQQARKCYNASLRRSAPRLEFQQEVKAIHNATEILSLAELDPREDTQERLQPADEL, translated from the coding sequence ATGGCCGATAATGGAGTCCCTCAGCTCACTCAGGCCGAGCTCTTGGCACAAATGGCTGAATTACAAGCTGAAGTAAGGAGACTCACCGAACTATCCACTCAAAACAGCGTTAACAAGTGTGAGGAGAACGGTTCCAAAGGAAAGAGCAACGCAGACCTACTAAGTGTCAACCCACCAAAAGAGAAGCTGACCTTGGACAACCCTTTCTCCGAAGAGATTACTAATTACCAGATGCCTAAACACTTCACACTGCCTTCCTCACTTGAGCCATACAAGGGGATTGGTGACCCCCGGGCTCATATTAAGAAATTTCAATCTATGATGTTCTTTAATGGTCCTAATAACGAACATGTTCTTTGCAGAGCTTTCCCTACCTATCTCGACGGCGCAACCCtactttggttttcaaaattacCTGCAGGATCAATCTCTTCTTTCGAGGAGTTGGCGAAATCCTTCATAGACTACTTCGCAGCAGCACGGATATACGTGCATGGATCAGACTACCTCGGCACCATCCGCCAAGGTCCCCAAGAAAGCCTGAAGGACTACCTAACCAGGTTCGCAGAAGCAACAATGGAAATACCCGACCTAGATCCCGCCGTCCACCTGCACGCCATAAAGGCAGGACTCCGACCTGGAAAATTCACGGAAACAATTGCGGTAACAAAGCCAAAGACATTGGAAGAATTCCGAGAAAGGGCGGCAGGACAGATGGAGATTGAAGAGCTCTGTGAAACCGAAAAAACGAAGAAGAGACAACCTAAGAGAGATGATGAGAAGGCCACAAAATCGGCAAATGTCAAGGACCTCAAAAGGCCCTTCAGGCTAACCCCGAAATTTGACAATTACACCAAGTTTAACACAAGGAGGGAAAGGATAATCAAAGAGATACTTAACGCCAAAATTATAAAACCGCCAGCAAGAGCTGGGAGTTATCAAGACCAGAGATTCGTCGATAAGAGCAAGCACTGTGCCTTTCACCAAAAATACGGCCACACAACCGACGAATGCGTAATAGCCAAAGACCTACTAGAAAGATTGGCTCGGCAAGGCCTCCTAGACAAATACATTGAAGGAAGGAAGCATAAAGAGGGTGATAGAGAAGAGCGCCAACAGACCTCGGGAAGCAAAGAAACCAACAAATGGTCAACTAACACGCCACCCAAGGGGATCATAAACACCATATCGGGAGGATTCGCCGGGGGTGGAGAAACAATTTCGGCAAGAAAGCGTAGCTACCGCGCAATGCTCACAATAGAAGGAACAACACCACATAGCAACAAGGACGCTTCAGACCTAGAAATCGTTTTCAATCAGAAGGACATATGCTCGGCCGCGCCACACACAGACGACCCAGTGGTAATTTCTATCCAAACAGGCGAGTTATTGGTAAGAAAAGTCCTCCTGGACCCAAGTAGTAATGCTGATGTTTTGTTTTACACCACCTTTCTAAAAATGAAAATATCTGAAAAACTTATACAACCTTCATCCGGAGAATTGGTCGGATTCTCTGGAGAAAGAGTACCAATAAAGGGCTACATATGGTTGAAGACAATGATGGAAAACCACCCATTGTCACGAACCGTCGACATACAATACCTTATACTTGACTGCCCTagcccttataatatcattctcGGAAGACCTGCTCTGAACATGTTCAGGGCAGTAGTTTCAACCTTTCATCTATGTGTAAAATTCCAGACACATGACGGAAAGATAGCGACACTACATTCAGACCGACAACAAGCTCGGAAATGTTACAACGCAAGCCTAAGAAGGTCGGCTCCAAGGCTAGAATTCCAGCAAGAAGTCAAAGCAATCCATAACGCAACTGAGATACTGTCCTTGGCAGAGCTTGATCCCCGGGAGGACACCCAAGAAAGACTGCAACCAGCAGACGAGCTTTAG
- the LOC140182170 gene encoding uncharacterized protein yields the protein MTDPKYEAYDDEDALIMTWLCHSMTPKISRNYMFFPTTKEIWNNLSQAYSMKKDTTTCYEIENKIFNTKQGNLSVTDYYGTLNHLWIELNQYQNLTMQCTPDSTTLTQFIERIHIFKFLSDLHSKFDAIWVQILDKEKFCSLSKVFHIVRGEETRRSVMLEGGNSFDGLALATGKGPLKGPFCMESLPQRLTVMIAGAVIVGKRVILRTHVLDFMKRRRSSNVLEDSNVPYKDVLTTHSESVEDPTISQAAKEAPALSKEELDRLRGLMDSLSKTSSPCALTMTGKGSSFLSFNSPSTESTWIVDSSATNHMTPHSLSFSSYTNSSGHKQITIANGSHIPITGYGNIHLQPSIHLKNVLHVPKLSTNLLSIHKVTKDLNCAATFFHTHYVFQDLATKRTIGIAKEQDGLYYLPHEKSTTQKTLNSNHQTNIPSWANS from the coding sequence ATGACAGACCCCAAATATGAAGCCTATGATGATGAGGATGCTCTTATCATGACCTGGTTATGCCATTCTATGACACCAAAAATCAGCCGTAATTATATGTTCTTCCCCACTACTAAGGAGATTTGGAATAATCTAAGTCAGGCATACTCAATGAAGAAGGATACTACAACATGTTATGAAATAGAAAACAAGATCTTCAATACCAAGCAAGGGAACCTCTCCGTAACTGACTACTATGGGACACTGAATCATTTGTGGATTGAGTTAAATCAGTATCAAAATTTGACTATGCAGTGCACACCTGATTCTACTACATTGACACAATTTATTGAAAGGatacatatatttaaatttttgtctgACTTGCACTCTAAATTTGATGCAATTTGGGTTCAAATTTTGGATAAAGAAAAATTTTGTTCTCTCTCAAAAGTTTTTCATATTGTACGAGGGGAAGAAACTCGGAGGTCAGTCATGTTGGAAGGAGGAAATTCTTTTGATGGTTTAGCTCTAGCCACCGGCAAAGGTCCTTTAAAAGGTCCCTTTTGTATGGAAAGCCTCCCTCAAAGACTCACCGTGATGATCGCTGGTGCAGTTATTGTAGGAAAACGTGTCATACTAAGGACACATGTTTTAGACTTCATGAAAAGGAGAAGGTCCTCGAACGTATTGGAGGATTCAAATGTGCCATACAAAGACGTGCTAACCACACACTCTGAAAGTGTGGAAGACCCAACTATCTCACAAGCTGCAAAGGAGGCCCCAGCCCTTAGCAAAGAAGAATTAGACCGTTTACGTGGTCTTATGGACTCACTTAGTAAGACATCTAGCCCTTGTGCTTTAACCATGACTGGTAAGGGTTCTAGCTTCTTATCCTTTAATTCTCCTAGCACTGAGAGTACCTGGATTGTAGACTCTAGTGCTACAAATCATATGACACCTCATTCCCTTTCTTTTTCATCTTACACTAATTCATCTGGTCACAAACAAATCACTATTGCTAACGGTTCCCATATTCCTATTACTGGATATGGTAACATCCACCTTCAACCTTCTATCCATTTAAAAAATGTGCTTCATGTTCCAAAATTATCTACTAACCTCTTGTCTATTCATAAGGTTACCAAAGACTTAAATTGTGCTGCAACTTTTTTTCATACTCATTATGTATTTCAGGATCTTGCCACGAAAAGGACGATTGGAATTGCTAAAGAACAGGACGGGTTATACTACTTACCGCATGAAAAGAGTACCACACAAAAGACACTTAATTCAAATCATCAGACAAACATACCGTCCTGGGCAAACTCTTAA
- the LOC112775164 gene encoding uncharacterized protein yields the protein MLLFSATWQENWDKWKIRIMVLWSLTLQTILIFLGSKRKRSRNILLRFILWISYMYADWLATISLGVISSKVTEQNSDSVAPKQVVMALWAPLLLLHLGGPDTITAYSMEDNQLWPRKLITFGFQVMVAIYILIRAWTPNTDLNVLAIPILIAGIVKIGERIWGLRSASNQRFKESLFPEPDPGPNYARYMESYMAASREGFSVNVESLIESPYVGDQTHAAAEGNIIPLPETDTFGGTQVVTTADKFLKTFKRLFADLILTVHDVLESRLSLQNAKSEQVFEVMEVELGFMYDLFYTKAKLVYSSIGVFFRFLTLSCSVSVLCAFYVMEKSPYPKAELIITYVLLYGSVFLELYSIFSLFFSDWTKLLLSKHKNRVASLLISAVSKLQFGENNKWSGRIGQFNLISFCLKAKRERCGVLYKISRHKFCLKCRNAFKNGVAKCCVAQMIQGVYQD from the coding sequence ATGCTGCTTTTTTCAGCTACCTGGCAGGAAAACTGGGACAAATGGAAGATCCGCATTATGGTTCTCTGGAGCCTCACATTGCAAACCATCCTCATCTTTCTTGGAAGCAAGAGAAAGCGCAGCAGAAACATCTTGCTCCGATTCATACTTTGGATATCCTACATGTATGCAGATTGGCTTGCAACAATCTCACTCGGCGTCATTTCAAGCAAAGTAACAGAACAGAACAGTGATTCTGTTGCGCCAAAGCAAGTCGTTATGGCTCTCTGGGCCCCACTTCTTCTCCTTCACCTCGGCGGCCCGGACACCATAACGGCTTATTCAATGGAAGACAATCAGCTGTGGCCAAGGAAATTGATAACCTTTGGTTTTCAAGTCATGGTTGCCATTTATATCCTTATCAGAGCATGGACGCCGAACACCGACTTGAATGTTTTGGCAATACCAATATTAATAGCTGGTATTGTCAAAATTGGGGAGAGAATTTGGGGTTTAAGATCAGCAAGCAACCAACGTTTCAAGGAATCCTTGTTTCCGGAGCCGGATCCAGGGCCTAATTATGCGAGATACATGGAGTCCTACATGGCTGCATCTCGAGAAGGTTTCTCTGTTAACGTAGAAAGCCTAATTGAATCTCCCTATGTCGGTGATCAAACTCATGCTGCCGCTGAAGGGAACATTATTCCGTTACCGGAAACCGACACTTTCGGTGGAACTCAAGTTGTGACCACTGCTGACAAGTTCTTGAAGACTTTCAAGCGACTTTTCGCTGATCTCATTCTCACCGTCCACGATGTCTTGGAAAGCAGACTGTCTTTACAAAATGCGAAAAGCGAGCAAGTTTTCGAGGTGATGGAGGTTGAGCTTGGTTTCATGTATGATCTGTTCTACACAAAGGCGAAACTGGTTTATTCCTCTATTGGTGTTTTTTTCCGCTTCTTAACGCTATCGTGCAGTGTCAGTGTGCTGTGTGCGTTCTATGTCATGGAGAAGAGTCCGTATCCGAAAGCCGAATTGATCATCACATATGTGTTGCTGTATGGATCTGTCTTCCTAGAATTGTATTCaatattttctttattcttctcaGATTGGACAAAACTATTGCTGAGTAAGCACAAGAACAGAGTGGCTTCTCTTTTGATTTCGGCCGTTTCGAAACTCCAATTCGGAGAAAACAACAAGTGGTCAGGGAGAATTGGCCAGTTTAACCTCATAAGCTTTTGCTTGAAAGCCAAGAGGGAAAGATGCGGCGTCCTTTACAAGATTTCAAGACATAAATTCTGCCTCAAGTGTAGAAATGCTTTCAAAAATGGTGTGGCCAAGTGTTGTGTTGCTCAAATGATTCAAGGTGTTTATCAAGACTAA
- the LOC140173174 gene encoding uncharacterized protein yields the protein MTEILKLIKDAFENAKISNTFYEAKKIINKLGLNYTKIPACPNDCMLYWGEDEDLQECKRCKTSKWSDAKENKPAKILRYFPLKLRLQRLFMCSKTVQSMRWHASAEKKDSKMRHPRDSEAWKTFDLLHDRFAEDPRNIRLGLAADGFNPFGAMCTNYSVWPMVLIPYNRPPWECMKPTSLILSMIILGEKMPENNIDVYLQLFIKELKELKHGGKWCFLGHRRFLERGHKFRLSRAKFNRKVELRDSPAALTESEILEQLEGINVSFGKELHANKDVMHIEKNVCDNVLYTLLNETGRSKDIISKLVRILKKWNIRVPDGLSSNISRCVDLKQRKLSGLKSHDCYVLMQQLLPISIRNVLPDKLMKQNLEDQYFGHLKFYVRNKAKSEGSIAEGYVAEEALTFCSRYLERIETRFNRPPRVDDCPDGNYSTHVDSLFSQMGNSKGTFTAFEFDFKDFVRRRSKGRKPSNVKIEKRVNKDFVTWFPTQGLDQESEIPSPKELGSRSSGANNKEA from the exons ATGACCGAAATCCTCAAGTTAATAAAagatgcttttgaaaatgcaaagatttcaAATACATTCTATGAGGCCAAGAAAATCATAAACAAACTAGGGCTTAATTATACCAAGATACCTGCTTGCCCTAATGACTGCATGTTATATTGGGGGGAGGATGAAGATTTGCAAGAATGCAAAAGATGCAAGACATCTAAATGGAGCGATGCTAAAGAGAATAAACCGGCAAAGATCTTGCGATATTTTCCACTAAAACTGAGACTTCAACGATTATTCATGTGTTCTAAGACTGTTCAATCAATGCGATGGCATGCTTCGGCAGAAAAGAAAGATTCGAAGATGAGGCATCCGCGGGATTCTGAAGCTTGGAAGACATTCGATTTACTTCATGATAGGTTTGCCGAAGATCCTCGAAATATACGTCTTGGTCTTGCAGCTGATGGATTCAACCCCTTTGGAGCTATGTGTACAAACTATAGCGTTTGGCCAATGGTGCTTATTCCATACAATCGACCTCCATGGGAGTGCATGAAGCCAACATCACTTATCTTGTCAATGATTATTCTCGGAGAGAAAATGCCGGAGAACAACATAGACGTATACTTACAACTTTTTATCAAAGAGTTAAAAGA attaaagcatggTGGAAAATGGTGTTTTTTGGGGCATCGCCGTTTCTTAGAAAGGGGTCATAAGTTTAGGCTAAGTCGTGCAAAATTTAATAGAAAAGTTGAGTTGAGGGATTCTCCAGCAGCACTAACAGAGTCAGAAATATTGGAACAACTTGAAGGCATCAATGTTTCATTTGGGAAGGAACTACATGCAAATAAAG ATGTTATGCATATTGAAAAGAATGTTTGCGACAATGTGTTATACACTTTGCTCAATGAGACTGGAAGGTCAAAGGATATAATCTCAAAGCTCGTAAGAATCTTAAAGAAATGG AATATTAGAGTACCAGATGGTCTCTCGAGTAATATTTCACGGTGTGTTGACCTGAAGCAAAGAAAGCTCTCTGGATTGAAGAGCCATGATTGCTACGTCCTTATGCAGCAACTATTACCCATTTCCATACGTAATGTGCTACCAGATAAA TTGATGAAGCAAAATTTGGAGGATCA GTATTTTGGACATTTGAAGTTCTATGTACGAAACAAAGCTAAATCAGAAGGTTCTATAGCTGAGGGATATGTAGCTGAAGAAGCTCTTACATTTTGCTCTCGATACTTAGAAAGGATTGAGACAAGATTTAATAGGCCACCACGTGTTGATGATTGTCCAGATGGTAATTACAGTACACATGTGGATTCGCTTTTTTCACAAATGGGTAACTCTAAGGGAACTTTCACAGCATTTGAGTT TGACTTCAAAGATTTTGTACGAAGACGATCTAAAGGTAGAAAGCCTTCAAATGTAAAGATAGAAAAAAGAGTCAATAAAGATTTTGTAACTTGGTTTCCTACGCAG ggaTTGGATCAAGAGAGTGAGATTCCATCTCCAAAAGAGTTAGGAAGTAGGTCTTCTGGAGCAAACaacaaggaagcatga
- the LOC140182171 gene encoding uncharacterized protein — protein sequence MKVANEIKKFCNHRGGQVLQTLDDDDVRWSVEKEFDKSVLLWHIATELCYISDTGDLTGKPNYKKASKLLSDYMLHLLVMSPFMLPNGIGEIRFQDTCAEAIEFFKERRSIQNMNKACKKLLKICKESKKVPPSQVKGDKSKSLFFEGCMLATLIRELKEKKDWRENQMWKVISEVWVEMLAYAACHCNGIHHAQQLRRGGELLTHVWLLMAHLGMTDQFQI from the coding sequence ATGAAGGTGGCAAACGAGATAAAGAAATTttgcaaccacagaggcggccaAGTGCTTCAAActttagatgatgatgatgtaagGTGGAGTGTTGAGAAAGAATTTGACAAGAGCGTTCTTCTTTGGCACATAGCAACTGAATTATGCTACATTTCAGACACCGGTGATTTAACCGGGAAACCGAATTACAAAAAAGCAAGCAAATTATTATCAGATTATATGCTGCATCTTTTGGTTATGAGTCCGTTCATGCTGCCGAATGGAATTGGGGAGATCAGGTTCCAAGACACGTGCGCGGAGGCGATTGAATTTTTCAAGGAGAGAAGATCCATACAGAACATGAACAAAGCTTGCAAGAAGCTACTCAAGATTTGCAAGGAGAGTAAGAAGGTTCCTCCTTCACAGGTAAAAGGAGATAAAAGCAAGTCACTGTTTTTCGAAGGGTGCATGCTGGCAACACTAATCAGAGAGTTGAAGGAAAAGAAAGATTGGAGGGAAAACCAGATGTGGAAGGTAATTAGTGAAGTGTGGGTTGAAATGCTGGCTTATGCTGCTTGCCACTGTAATGGGATTCATCATGCTCAGCAGCTAAGGCGTGGTGGAGAGCTTCTTACACATGTTTGGCTTCTTATGGCACATCTTGGTATGACGGATCAGTTTCAAATCTGA